One Roseburia rectibacter DNA window includes the following coding sequences:
- a CDS encoding efflux RND transporter periplasmic adaptor subunit — protein MKKKKVAVILSLGAAALLMIGGISVYAHQFSDSAESETVYKETTAGYGTLTVGITESGSVTIGSISQDMDEDISISSDSGSGQTSGTQASGTSTGNSSVALEVEEVYISVGQQVKAGDALLKLTDDSIEKYRKKLKEAVTEASADYNSAALSLAKEKVSASYSYNLSVAEGSVAQEEYETTISELQDAVDEAQEAVDESQALLNYYQEMIDGGMDLSESLATEQENYNKLYNKLKAAKSAYTTKSVEAEKKYKEAMLNYENADSQYSADVTGVDVSVETAEDTLTEAKEALAEFEEFVGDGTIYSDYDGTIMSVGYEAGDDLSAGTDIVTFADTDAVTMTVSVSEEDISGIAIGDEVMIDLNAYEDQTFSGEVESIDTSVSSGSSTVSYNVTVKLSGDVDGIYTDMTGNVTFIEKQVTNVVYVSNKAVINEGTASYVKVKNSDGTIEKKEVTTGFSDGVNVEITEGLSEGETVLIESQVTNE, from the coding sequence ATGAAAAAGAAAAAGGTGGCAGTAATTCTTTCGTTAGGCGCAGCAGCCCTTCTTATGATAGGAGGGATCAGTGTATATGCACACCAGTTTTCGGACAGCGCGGAATCAGAGACCGTCTATAAAGAGACGACAGCGGGATATGGAACTCTTACAGTTGGAATTACGGAGAGCGGAAGCGTGACGATCGGAAGTATCTCACAGGATATGGACGAGGATATAAGTATATCTTCGGATTCAGGAAGTGGACAGACAAGTGGAACGCAGGCATCAGGAACGTCAACAGGTAATTCTTCGGTGGCGTTAGAGGTAGAGGAAGTGTATATTTCAGTTGGACAGCAGGTAAAGGCAGGCGATGCACTGCTGAAATTGACAGATGACAGTATTGAAAAATATCGGAAAAAATTAAAAGAAGCTGTGACGGAGGCTTCGGCAGATTATAACTCTGCAGCACTTAGTTTAGCGAAAGAAAAGGTAAGTGCCAGCTATTCTTATAACTTAAGTGTGGCAGAGGGAAGTGTGGCGCAGGAAGAATATGAGACAACGATCAGTGAACTGCAGGATGCAGTGGATGAAGCACAGGAAGCAGTGGATGAGTCACAGGCACTTCTTAATTATTATCAGGAAATGATCGATGGTGGCATGGATTTAAGTGAATCTCTCGCAACGGAACAGGAGAATTACAATAAGTTATATAACAAATTAAAAGCAGCAAAGAGTGCATATACCACAAAATCCGTTGAGGCAGAGAAAAAATATAAAGAAGCAATGTTAAACTATGAAAATGCAGACAGCCAGTACTCTGCAGATGTGACTGGTGTGGATGTTTCTGTGGAAACAGCGGAAGATACACTGACAGAAGCAAAAGAAGCATTAGCTGAGTTTGAAGAATTTGTGGGTGATGGCACGATCTATTCAGATTATGACGGTACGATCATGTCAGTCGGCTATGAGGCAGGAGATGATCTGTCCGCAGGTACGGATATTGTAACATTTGCGGACACGGATGCAGTGACGATGACAGTATCCGTTTCGGAGGAAGATATTTCCGGTATTGCGATCGGGGATGAGGTCATGATAGACCTTAACGCTTACGAAGACCAGACTTTTTCCGGCGAAGTTGAAAGTATCGATACTTCTGTATCAAGCGGTTCTTCCACGGTTTCTTATAATGTGACGGTAAAATTAAGCGGTGATGTGGATGGTATTTATACCGATATGACCGGAAATGTGACGTTTATTGAAAAACAGGTAACAAATGTTGTTTATGTTTCAAATAAGGCGGTCATCAACGAAGGAACTGCATCTTATGTGAAAGTCAAAAACAGTGATGGAACTATTGAAAAGAAAGAAGTTACGACCGGATTTTCTGACGGTGTCAATGTGGAGATCACGGAAGGACTTTCCGAGGGAGAAACGGTTCTGATAGAAAGTCAGGTGACAAACGAATGA
- a CDS encoding HlyD family efflux transporter periplasmic adaptor subunit: MRKPGKRMMSVIAGIAAVCVMTGGIGYQAIASGAQTNSTEQNEKGQDTDQQESSDGSFSEDGTTQIGATSQMPEFTVNVVTMTVEEIYATSGDTVSKGDALFKLTDESMESAKAYYEDAIHDAENTLKTAKADLASGQLSAESAKQDSDLTAQTAEENYQAQIDALDAAVEEKKEAYDEVVEQISEYQTKIDNNDYYVECAIDEKKAAVDAAETALAQAQDTLTQAQESDNSTSQAVSADLSNIREQIGAGADSDTLISIVQQAVDDYTAREQQSDILTAAQQAADAAQSKLEQAQKEFDSAVETYNKNVEETNTKITELTESLDKLKSDYEQAARDAKTQKAELKNEYDTAVVEGKYAGSTYEATVSELESAVESAQNTLDTLKEEQTALIALENGVVTADEDRTIAAVPYEAGDTLQPGTAFALYCDTQTIMISVEVSQEKVAQVHVGEEVSVMISGNREGAVTGTVSSIASSATTGESVSNVTYAVIISIDNPDGKLGSGSSATVIFQGEQEEKTE; encoded by the coding sequence ATGAGAAAACCAGGAAAAAGAATGATGAGTGTGATCGCCGGCATTGCAGCTGTTTGTGTGATGACAGGTGGGATCGGGTATCAGGCGATAGCATCCGGAGCACAGACGAACAGTACGGAGCAGAATGAGAAAGGTCAGGATACAGATCAGCAGGAGAGTTCAGACGGCTCTTTTTCGGAAGATGGTACAACACAGATCGGTGCAACAAGCCAGATGCCGGAATTTACGGTAAATGTAGTGACAATGACGGTAGAAGAGATATATGCCACATCCGGAGATACTGTGAGTAAAGGGGATGCCCTTTTTAAGCTGACGGATGAAAGCATGGAATCAGCAAAGGCATATTATGAAGATGCCATTCATGACGCTGAAAATACGCTGAAAACAGCAAAGGCAGATCTTGCAAGTGGACAACTTTCCGCAGAGAGCGCGAAGCAGGATTCCGATTTAACAGCACAGACTGCAGAGGAAAATTATCAGGCGCAGATAGATGCGCTAGATGCTGCAGTGGAAGAAAAAAAGGAAGCATATGATGAAGTAGTAGAACAGATATCTGAATATCAGACGAAGATTGATAACAATGACTATTATGTGGAATGTGCGATTGATGAGAAAAAGGCGGCAGTTGATGCGGCAGAGACGGCGTTGGCACAGGCACAGGATACGCTGACACAGGCGCAGGAGTCTGATAACAGCACAAGTCAGGCGGTATCAGCGGATTTGTCAAATATCAGGGAGCAGATCGGGGCAGGAGCAGATTCAGATACGCTGATTTCCATTGTACAGCAGGCAGTGGATGATTACACGGCAAGAGAGCAGCAGTCTGATATACTTACGGCGGCACAGCAGGCGGCAGATGCGGCGCAGAGCAAACTCGAACAGGCACAGAAGGAATTTGATTCGGCAGTCGAGACTTACAATAAAAATGTAGAAGAAACCAATACAAAAATTACAGAACTGACAGAGAGTTTAGATAAACTGAAATCTGATTATGAACAGGCCGCGCGTGATGCAAAGACACAGAAAGCCGAACTGAAAAATGAATATGATACCGCTGTAGTGGAAGGTAAATATGCGGGAAGTACGTATGAGGCAACTGTTTCGGAACTGGAAAGTGCAGTGGAATCTGCACAGAATACACTTGATACATTAAAAGAAGAACAGACTGCACTGATTGCGTTGGAAAATGGTGTTGTTACTGCAGATGAGGATAGAACGATCGCAGCAGTGCCTTATGAGGCAGGAGATACGCTGCAGCCGGGTACTGCATTTGCGTTGTATTGTGATACACAGACGATCATGATCTCAGTGGAAGTGTCACAGGAGAAGGTAGCGCAGGTTCATGTTGGTGAAGAGGTATCTGTCATGATATCAGGAAACCGGGAAGGAGCAGTAACAGGAACTGTTTCATCGATCGCATCTTCGGCAACGACTGGAGAAAGTGTTTCTAATGTCACTTACGCGGTGATTATTTCAATTGACAATCCGGATGGAAAACTTGGTTCCGGTTCTTCCGCAACCGTTATATTCCAGGGAGAACAGGAGGAAAAAACAGAATGA
- the pcp gene encoding pyroglutamyl-peptidase I → MKILVTGFDPFGGASINPAYEAVKLLPDRIEGAEVIKMEIPTVFGKDEEVIRTAVEKHHPDAVLCVGQAGGRSGITVEKVAINLMEARIPDNEGKQPSDEPIKEDGENAYFASIPVKCMVQYIKEAKIPARVSYTAGTFVCNDIMYRVLYMIDKEYPHMRGGFVHVPYLPEQTLDLPEGTPSMSAEMIEEALEYGIRAIIENEEDVKTTGGEIH, encoded by the coding sequence ATGAAAATATTAGTGACAGGGTTTGATCCGTTTGGCGGAGCATCGATCAATCCTGCATACGAGGCGGTAAAACTGCTCCCGGATAGGATAGAAGGAGCAGAGGTGATCAAAATGGAGATCCCGACTGTGTTTGGAAAAGATGAGGAAGTCATAAGGACTGCTGTGGAAAAACATCATCCAGATGCTGTGCTATGTGTGGGACAGGCTGGTGGAAGATCCGGGATCACAGTCGAGAAAGTTGCCATTAATCTGATGGAAGCACGCATACCGGATAATGAGGGAAAGCAGCCGTCAGATGAACCGATCAAAGAGGATGGAGAGAATGCATACTTTGCTTCTATCCCGGTAAAGTGCATGGTGCAGTATATAAAAGAAGCCAAAATACCGGCGCGGGTTTCCTACACAGCGGGAACTTTCGTCTGCAATGACATCATGTATCGTGTCCTTTATATGATCGACAAAGAATATCCGCATATGAGAGGCGGGTTTGTACATGTCCCGTATCTGCCGGAGCAGACACTCGATCTTCCGGAAGGAACACCAAGTATGTCGGCTGAGATGATAGAGGAGGCATTAGAGTATGGAATCCGGGCGATCATTGAGAATGAGGAGGATGTGAAGACGACAGGTGGAGAGATTCACTGA
- a CDS encoding subtilin biosynthesis sensor protein SpaK: MKYHTINELRNFNFKEAYIAQICAVSGMFEIVFDNVTILPENSCNRDIREMRANELVLKISDPVIEAFVEEGYKVYDANGNLKKKNEDVVILPENYADKFKELEGCEVYSVEQEKGCYIISVDTEDHTFLLRVSGSGDTEEWDRFLNK, from the coding sequence ATGAAGTACCATACAATAAATGAACTGAGGAACTTTAATTTTAAGGAGGCATATATCGCACAGATCTGTGCTGTAAGCGGGATGTTTGAGATTGTATTTGATAATGTGACGATTCTGCCGGAGAATTCCTGTAACCGTGATATCAGGGAGATGCGTGCAAATGAGCTTGTCTTAAAGATCAGTGATCCGGTAATTGAGGCATTTGTGGAGGAAGGATATAAAGTCTACGATGCGAACGGTAACTTAAAAAAGAAAAATGAGGATGTCGTGATCCTGCCGGAAAATTATGCTGATAAATTCAAAGAGTTAGAGGGCTGTGAAGTATATTCTGTTGAACAGGAAAAAGGATGTTATATCATTTCTGTTGATACGGAGGATCATACATTTTTACTGCGCGTCAGTGGTTCCGGGGATACGGAAGAGTGGGATCGTTTTCTGAACAAATAA
- a CDS encoding HAD-IIB family hydrolase produces MKKIAFFDIDGTLTSEIDGSLPESVIHAIRRARTFGHLMFINTGRCFQNVEPRFRRIGFDGYVCGCGTNIFCSGTEALHVAQTHSITMQLLEAARKTNVDILFESRKEVAFDKSRPLTHPDAIRQYEAFVSRDYDMPENLENPNFFCDKFVIWYQTPDQLAEFRKVSDPYFTCIDRGGTFREFVPTGYSKATGIQYVLNYYHLDLNAAYAIGDSNNDLPMLSYVPNSVAMGNASPASLFDQVSFVTKRASENGIAYALEQLGFFEQ; encoded by the coding sequence ATGAAAAAAATCGCTTTTTTTGATATTGACGGAACCTTAACTTCGGAGATTGACGGTTCACTGCCTGAAAGTGTAATTCATGCAATAAGACGTGCACGCACCTTCGGTCATCTGATGTTTATCAATACTGGCCGGTGCTTTCAGAATGTAGAACCGCGTTTCAGACGGATCGGCTTTGACGGTTATGTCTGCGGATGCGGCACGAACATTTTCTGCTCCGGCACGGAAGCACTGCACGTTGCCCAGACGCACAGCATTACCATGCAGCTTTTAGAAGCAGCGCGAAAAACAAATGTGGATATCCTTTTCGAATCCAGAAAAGAAGTAGCATTCGATAAAAGCAGACCCCTTACACACCCGGATGCCATACGCCAGTATGAAGCATTCGTAAGCCGCGATTATGATATGCCGGAAAATTTAGAAAACCCGAACTTCTTCTGCGATAAATTTGTGATCTGGTATCAGACTCCCGATCAGTTAGCAGAATTTCGCAAAGTCAGTGATCCTTATTTTACCTGCATCGACCGCGGCGGTACTTTCCGCGAATTTGTCCCGACCGGCTACAGTAAGGCAACCGGCATACAGTATGTGCTCAACTATTATCATTTAGATCTTAACGCCGCCTATGCGATCGGCGACAGCAACAACGATCTGCCGATGCTCTCCTATGTACCAAACAGCGTTGCCATGGGAAATGCTTCCCCGGCTTCCCTGTTTGATCAGGTATCATTTGTAACCAAACGCGCAAGCGAAAATGGTATTGCTTACGCCTTAGAGCAGCTTGGATTTTTTGAACAATAG
- the hcp gene encoding hydroxylamine reductase, with product MGNNMDLNYEMFCYQCEQTANGKGCTKLGVCGKTPEIANLQDLLIFQVKGISCYGKVLMENGAHMDKTVVSFIENVLFTTLTNVNFDVDAHLELLRESQRIKEQVREMAGKSSNPTAHAAYDLPESKSDMLRDAPLAGIMYDNTLDPDIRSLRQTIIYGLKGISAYGHQARELGYYSDEVDDFYLLGLEATTDDSLTVEELIRMTMRTGEMALAVMKKLDEANTEIYGNPYPHKVDVTIKKGPFIIVSGHDLKDLEMLLEQTKDKGINIYTHGEMLPCHGYEGLKKYPHLAGNFGGAWQDQQKQFDNIPGCILMTTNCLMRPRESYKDRIYSTNVVGWEGVKHIGKNEKGEKDFSEIIKQALELGGFKEDQEKQEILVGFGHAATLSQADKIVEAVKSGQIRHFFLIGGCDGARPGRNYYTEFAQMVPKDCVILTLACGKYRFNKLDFGEVAGLPRLLDVGQCNDVYSAVKIATALADAFETDVNGLPLSMIVSWYEQKAVADLLALLSLGVHDIYLGPTLPAFLSPNVLQYLTDTFHLRQISNASDDIKTCLKQNIA from the coding sequence ATGGGAAATAACATGGATTTGAACTATGAGATGTTCTGTTATCAGTGTGAGCAGACGGCGAATGGAAAGGGCTGTACAAAACTCGGCGTTTGTGGAAAGACACCGGAGATCGCAAATCTGCAGGATCTTTTGATCTTTCAGGTAAAGGGGATCAGCTGTTATGGAAAAGTGCTGATGGAAAACGGTGCACATATGGATAAAACGGTGGTAAGTTTTATTGAAAATGTGCTGTTTACAACACTCACAAATGTGAATTTTGATGTGGATGCACATTTGGAATTATTGCGTGAATCACAGAGAATCAAAGAGCAGGTCAGGGAAATGGCAGGAAAAAGCAGTAATCCGACCGCGCATGCAGCCTATGATCTTCCAGAGAGTAAAAGTGATATGCTGCGCGATGCACCTCTTGCAGGAATTATGTATGATAACACGTTAGATCCGGATATCCGTTCCCTGCGCCAGACGATCATTTATGGGTTAAAAGGTATCAGCGCGTACGGACATCAGGCGAGAGAACTTGGATATTACAGCGATGAGGTGGATGATTTTTATCTGTTAGGGCTTGAGGCGACCACAGATGACAGTCTGACGGTGGAAGAATTGATCCGTATGACAATGCGTACCGGGGAAATGGCACTTGCGGTTATGAAAAAACTCGATGAGGCAAATACGGAAATTTATGGGAATCCGTATCCGCACAAAGTGGATGTAACGATCAAAAAAGGTCCATTTATTATCGTTTCCGGACATGATCTAAAGGATTTAGAGATGTTGTTAGAGCAGACAAAAGACAAGGGTATCAATATTTATACACATGGTGAGATGCTGCCATGTCACGGCTATGAAGGGTTGAAAAAGTATCCGCATCTGGCTGGTAATTTTGGAGGTGCATGGCAGGATCAGCAGAAGCAGTTTGACAATATTCCGGGCTGTATCCTGATGACTACAAACTGTCTGATGCGTCCAAGAGAAAGTTATAAAGACCGTATTTACAGCACAAACGTGGTCGGCTGGGAAGGTGTAAAGCATATTGGAAAAAATGAAAAAGGGGAAAAAGATTTCAGTGAGATCATAAAGCAGGCGTTAGAGCTTGGAGGATTTAAAGAAGACCAGGAAAAACAGGAGATATTGGTCGGTTTTGGGCATGCTGCAACATTAAGTCAGGCAGATAAAATTGTGGAAGCGGTAAAGAGTGGACAGATCCGGCACTTTTTCCTGATCGGAGGCTGCGATGGTGCCAGACCGGGTAGAAATTATTATACGGAATTTGCCCAGATGGTGCCGAAAGACTGTGTGATCTTAACACTTGCCTGTGGAAAATACAGGTTTAACAAGCTGGACTTTGGGGAGGTGGCAGGATTGCCGAGACTTTTAGATGTCGGACAATGCAATGATGTATATTCAGCAGTTAAAATTGCGACGGCACTTGCAGACGCATTTGAAACGGATGTCAATGGTCTTCCACTTTCCATGATCGTTTCGTGGTATGAACAGAAAGCGGTGGCAGATCTTTTGGCACTTTTGAGTCTTGGTGTCCACGATATCTATCTTGGACCGACATTGCCAGCATTTTTAAGCCCGAATGTACTGCAGTATCTGACAGACACATTCCATTTAAGGCAGATCAGTAATGCCAGTGATGACATTAAGACCTGTCTGAAACAAAATATCGCATAA
- a CDS encoding iron-containing alcohol dehydrogenase family protein, with protein MQAGKGISIPSILKVGKGALARIGSYLKKEGIEQVVIFFGNGLIDLFGTDVMASLKQEEIRVLEYSELDTVDIDDIITLAFAMPNKTQAVISIGGGKVIDAGKYAAFLRNIPFISVPTSSSSDGFSSASASLLVHGKRTSVPARLAYGIIVDTQIIRTAPEKFIYSGIGDMLSKITAIYDWIYEEKCGYSEVNDFAVMIAKKAVNSFVRTPYESIKDELFLKELVDSLAMSGIANEIAGSSAPTSGSEHLISHALDKILEIPQLHGIQVGIATYIMSKVQDHRYVRVETVLRETGFFDYAATLQMKRDDFIRAIDMAPSIKPFRHTYLHEESYREAAKKLVREDEVLSRVLV; from the coding sequence ATGCAGGCAGGAAAAGGTATTTCAATACCGTCAATTTTAAAAGTAGGAAAAGGTGCTTTAGCAAGGATTGGAAGTTATTTAAAGAAAGAAGGAATCGAACAGGTCGTCATCTTTTTTGGAAATGGTCTGATCGATCTGTTTGGTACAGACGTGATGGCTTCCCTGAAACAGGAGGAGATCAGGGTTTTAGAATATAGTGAGTTAGATACGGTAGATATTGATGATATCATAACGCTGGCATTTGCCATGCCAAACAAGACACAGGCAGTCATTTCCATCGGCGGAGGAAAGGTCATCGATGCCGGAAAGTATGCAGCTTTTTTACGGAATATTCCATTTATCAGTGTACCGACTTCAAGTTCAAGTGATGGATTTTCCAGTGCAAGCGCATCACTTCTTGTCCATGGAAAGCGGACTTCCGTTCCGGCAAGGCTTGCTTATGGCATTATCGTGGATACACAGATCATACGGACTGCACCGGAGAAGTTTATTTATTCCGGGATCGGTGATATGCTCTCAAAGATCACAGCTATTTATGACTGGATCTATGAGGAAAAGTGTGGTTACAGTGAGGTAAATGATTTTGCGGTGATGATCGCAAAAAAGGCGGTCAACAGTTTTGTGCGGACGCCGTATGAGAGCATTAAAGATGAACTGTTCTTAAAAGAGCTGGTCGATTCACTTGCCATGAGCGGGATCGCCAATGAGATCGCAGGAAGCAGTGCACCGACGAGCGGAAGCGAGCATCTGATCTCACATGCATTAGATAAAATATTAGAGATACCGCAGTTACATGGAATCCAGGTTGGCATTGCGACCTATATCATGAGTAAAGTGCAGGATCACCGTTATGTGCGTGTTGAGACGGTTCTTAGGGAAACCGGATTTTTTGATTACGCAGCGACACTTCAGATGAAACGTGATGATTTCATCCGGGCAATCGATATGGCACCGTCCATCAAACCGTTCCGTCACACTTATCTGCATGAGGAGAGTTACCGGGAGGCGGCAAAGAAACTGGTGCGTGAGGATGAAGTTTTAAGCAGAGTACTTGTATAA